A stretch of the Bacteroidales bacterium genome encodes the following:
- a CDS encoding ribonucleoside triphosphate reductase: MNGEPRFQKIVKRNGEIVSFHPEKIEHAIFKAMRAISIPDRKKAHKLGLQVVQLLGDSHSVEVPTVEQVQDVVEKVLFEHGNFELVKAYLLYRKQREQSRNAKELFSNIEVMDDYLSMSDWRVKESANSAYSLQGLNQHISTLITSQYWLNKLYPENISKAHKQGYFHIHDLGFLSVYCVGWDLKDLLMTGFKGVLGKTESKPAKHFRTALGQVINFFYTMQGEAAGAQAFSNFDTYLAPYIRYDRLDYEQVKQCLQEFLFNINIPTRVGFQTPFTNITMDLVVPDFLKNEPIAWGGTLKEDVYGDFQAEVTLLNKAFAEVMLQGDANGSLFSFPIPTYNITPDFEWSNSEYDKIWEMTAKYGIPYFSNFVNSDMKPDDVRSMCCRLRLDKRELNKRGGGLFASNPLTGSVGVVTINLPKLGYEATSEENFFQRLKNLMILAKDSLEIKRKAIEAYTEKGLYPYSKFYLRHVYQRFNSYWKNHFSTIGINGMNECCLNYLGVDLAHTDGKTFAQRVMFYMRDVLAEFQEETGNIYNLEATPAESTAYRFARIDTIQHPDIITANHEACKDGASPYYTNSTHLPVGYSDDIYEVLSLQDDLQVLYTGGTVLHLFTGDANMSALAAKNLIRKITARFRLPYITISPTFSICPSHGYIAGEHFNCPECSEATEVYSRIVGYMRPVKQWNNGKQQEYKDRKLFRVKISENNTRERIKENTVVSEINV; the protein is encoded by the coding sequence ATGAATGGTGAACCTCGTTTCCAAAAAATTGTAAAACGTAACGGTGAAATTGTATCTTTTCATCCTGAAAAGATTGAGCATGCCATATTTAAAGCCATGCGGGCCATCAGTATTCCTGACCGGAAAAAAGCCCATAAGTTGGGTCTCCAGGTAGTCCAGCTGCTTGGAGATAGTCATAGTGTTGAAGTACCCACTGTAGAACAGGTACAGGATGTTGTTGAAAAAGTACTCTTTGAGCATGGTAATTTTGAGCTGGTCAAAGCATACTTGCTTTACCGGAAACAAAGAGAGCAATCCCGTAATGCCAAAGAATTGTTTTCCAACATCGAAGTAATGGACGATTACCTTTCAATGAGTGACTGGAGAGTAAAAGAAAGTGCCAATTCAGCTTATTCTCTGCAGGGTTTAAATCAGCATATTTCTACCCTGATTACTTCACAATACTGGTTGAATAAATTGTATCCTGAAAATATTTCAAAAGCCCATAAGCAAGGCTATTTCCATATCCATGACCTGGGTTTCCTGAGCGTATACTGCGTCGGATGGGATCTGAAAGACCTGTTAATGACCGGATTTAAAGGTGTATTAGGAAAAACGGAAAGCAAGCCGGCCAAACATTTCCGAACGGCATTGGGACAGGTTATCAATTTCTTTTATACCATGCAGGGTGAAGCTGCCGGTGCACAGGCGTTTTCAAATTTCGATACGTATCTTGCCCCATATATTCGTTATGACCGGCTGGATTATGAACAGGTAAAACAGTGTTTGCAGGAATTTCTATTCAACATCAATATTCCGACACGGGTGGGTTTCCAAACCCCTTTTACCAATATTACGATGGACCTGGTTGTCCCGGATTTTCTCAAAAACGAACCCATCGCATGGGGTGGGACGTTGAAAGAAGATGTATATGGTGATTTTCAGGCAGAGGTAACTCTTCTAAACAAAGCCTTTGCCGAAGTGATGCTTCAGGGAGATGCCAACGGCAGCCTGTTCTCTTTTCCCATACCTACCTATAATATCACACCGGATTTTGAATGGAGCAATTCCGAGTATGATAAAATATGGGAAATGACTGCAAAATACGGAATTCCTTATTTTTCTAATTTTGTAAATTCGGATATGAAACCTGACGATGTCCGGAGCATGTGTTGTCGGCTTCGTCTGGACAAGAGGGAATTGAACAAAAGAGGGGGAGGATTGTTTGCTTCCAATCCGCTGACCGGTTCTGTGGGAGTGGTCACCATTAACCTGCCCAAGCTCGGATATGAGGCGACTTCTGAAGAAAACTTTTTCCAACGGCTTAAAAATCTCATGATACTGGCCAAAGACAGTCTGGAAATCAAACGTAAAGCAATAGAAGCATACACGGAAAAAGGATTGTATCCTTATTCAAAATTCTACCTGCGCCATGTTTACCAAAGGTTTAACAGTTATTGGAAAAACCATTTTTCTACCATCGGTATCAATGGAATGAATGAGTGTTGTCTGAATTATCTGGGAGTGGACTTAGCCCACACAGACGGAAAGACATTTGCTCAACGGGTCATGTTTTATATGCGGGATGTATTGGCCGAATTTCAGGAAGAAACGGGAAACATATATAACCTGGAAGCCACTCCGGCCGAAAGTACGGCTTACCGCTTTGCACGCATCGATACCATACAACATCCGGATATCATCACAGCCAATCATGAAGCCTGTAAAGACGGGGCAAGCCCTTATTATACCAATTCGACCCACCTCCCGGTAGGATATTCCGACGATATTTATGAAGTACTTTCTTTACAGGACGATTTACAGGTACTCTATACCGGAGGAACAGTCCTGCATTTATTCACTGGCGATGCCAATATGTCCGCGCTGGCAGCCAAGAACCTGATCCGGAAGATAACAGCCAGATTTCGCCTTCCTTATATCACCATCTCCCCTACCTTCAGTATCTGTCCGTCACACGGATACATTGCCGGAGAACATTTCAACTGTCCGGAATGTAGTGAAGCAACTGAAGTATACAGCCGGATCGTTGGATATATGCGACCGGTAAAACAATGGAACAACGGGAAACAACAGGAATATAAAGACAGGAAGTTATTCCGGGTAAAGATTTCAGAGAATAATACCAGAGAGCGTATCAAGGAAAATACGGTAGTTTCAGAAATAAATGTTTGA
- a CDS encoding anaerobic ribonucleoside-triphosphate reductase activating protein, with product MRIGGFTKQSFIDWDGKTVAVIFTKGCNFRCGYCHNPSLVLPKLLNIQPDIPEKTILNYLAERKEWLDGVVVTGGEPTIHKDLDRFLHVIKETGMPVKLDTNGSHPEVLQELIGKKLVDYVAMDIKTILEAPEYMAITGNKDAYLTEKVTRSLHILRDSEIAYQLRTTILPEFHQQETILALKNNYAADDHVFQKYRDGMVIERVFG from the coding sequence ATGAGGATTGGAGGATTTACCAAACAGAGTTTTATTGACTGGGATGGAAAAACCGTTGCCGTCATTTTCACCAAAGGATGTAATTTTCGTTGCGGATATTGCCATAATCCTTCATTGGTGTTACCAAAGCTACTGAATATACAGCCGGATATTCCGGAAAAGACCATATTGAATTACCTGGCAGAAAGGAAAGAATGGTTGGACGGAGTGGTGGTCACCGGCGGAGAACCGACCATACATAAAGACCTGGATAGGTTCCTTCATGTAATAAAAGAAACGGGTATGCCGGTAAAACTGGATACCAACGGTTCTCACCCGGAAGTACTGCAAGAACTGATCGGAAAAAAGCTGGTCGACTATGTAGCCATGGATATTAAAACCATCCTTGAGGCTCCGGAATATATGGCCATTACCGGTAATAAAGATGCATATCTTACAGAGAAAGTCACCCGTTCATTGCATATCTTACGCGATTCGGAAATAGCATATCAATTGCGCACAACCATTTTACCGGAGTTTCATCAGCAGGAAACAATTCTTGCCCTAAAAAACAATTATGCCGCAGACGATCATGTGTTTCAAAAATACAGAGACGGAATGGTGATAGAGCGGGTTTTTGGATAA
- a CDS encoding SagB/ThcOx family dehydrogenase: protein MTKISLLLMTLIFTCHVQAQDQTIKLNTPDKNRGTAIMKVFNERHSEREYATEKLKAQDLSDLLWAANGINRTDGKRTAPSCRDFREVKVYVILPEGAYLYDEKAHVLNLLTAGDHRGAVAGGQDFVKKAPLSIVLAADMTPFGNMSESSKLMAAVDVGLVCQNINMACAGLGLATVPRASMDHAALKKALKLKDTDLLLMNNPVGYPKK from the coding sequence ATGACAAAGATATCATTACTTCTTATGACTTTGATCTTCACCTGTCATGTGCAGGCACAGGATCAGACAATTAAACTGAATACTCCGGATAAAAACCGGGGTACGGCGATCATGAAAGTTTTTAACGAGCGGCATTCCGAGCGGGAATATGCTACCGAGAAATTAAAGGCGCAGGATCTTTCCGACCTGCTTTGGGCGGCCAATGGGATCAATCGTACGGATGGCAAGCGAACTGCTCCTTCATGCCGGGATTTCCGGGAAGTAAAAGTATATGTAATACTTCCTGAAGGTGCCTATTTATATGATGAAAAAGCTCATGTACTGAACCTTCTGACTGCCGGCGATCATCGCGGGGCAGTGGCCGGAGGACAGGATTTTGTCAAAAAGGCTCCGCTCAGCATCGTGCTGGCTGCCGATATGACTCCGTTCGGGAATATGTCGGAAAGCAGCAAATTAATGGCAGCCGTGGATGTAGGACTCGTTTGTCAGAATATCAATATGGCATGTGCCGGTTTGGGTCTGGCTACTGTTCCCCGGGCATCAATGGATCATGCCGCACTGAAAAAAGCATTGAAATTGAAAGATACCGATCTGTTATTAATGAATAACCCGGTTGGCTATCCGAAAAAATAA